TGCCTTGTGCAATCTATCGCGTGGGAGAGCTAGGAATAGTTCCTAAGATTAAACCTAAAATTTCCCTGGCTGCCATATCTAGAGAAGACCCTCATTTGGGTGGCTTCCtgcaaaatctcaaaaaaaaaaaaaaattacaaaagatcaatgaaagaaagaaatcggTTCTTCGAAAGGATAAAGATTGGCAAATTTTTAGCAAGactaaacaagaacaaaaagagaagttaaataaattcAGAGATGAAAAAACAGACCTTACAACtaataccacagaaatacaaaggaccaCAAGAAACTACTACGAACAATTATATACTAAAAAagtggaaaacctagaagaatcAGGTGAGTCCCTGAACACATACAACTtaccaaaactgaatcaagaagaaagacaaaatcTAAACATATCAATAATGAGAAATGAGattaaaggaatgaataaatcTCCCATCTAAAAAATGGTCAGGACCCAACAGCTTTACTAGTGAATTCTACAGAACATTTAAAGAAAGGTCTAGGGCAAGGCCCTAAGTGTTTTATGCCCCATTTTtgtgcacacaacacacacagaagaaggagaagaggaggagaaaaaggagaaggaggagggtggTTTCCAATTCTTCTTCAACTATTCTGAAAAACTGAAGTGGAAGGAATTCTGCCAAATTTTTtaatgaggccaatattaccctgaaTCTAAAACCACATACAGAGataacaaagaaaactacagacccaTATCCATGATGAATATGGAGGCAAAATCCTCAGTGAAATACTAACCAAAGAATTCAATAGCAATCAAAAACATCAcatatcatgatcaagtgggattcatcccagagaGGCAAGGATGGATCAACCTACACAAATCAAAAAACGTGATGTGACACATCAAGAGAATGAAGGACACAAACTGTATCATCTTCATAGGTGCAGAAGAGCATCAATAAGATTCAATATCTTGGAGCttgtggtgtagctcagtggtagggcacatGCCTAGattcaacatcccttcatgatTAAAAACTCACCAATTAGGTAAGAAAGAAACATACctcaaaatactaaaagctatatatattaaaaagaaatactcaTACCCAATATTATACTGAATGAGGGAAAGCTGAAAACATTtactctaagatcaggaacaagagaAGGATGACCACTTCAATCGTCTCTTTATGTAGAACTGGAAGTCTTAgcaagagcaattaggcaagagagagaaagaaaggatatctaaattggaaaggaaaaaatatattatccaTGTTTGCAGGCAGCATATTTTTACACAAAGCAAAACCTAAATGTTCCATCAAAAAGCTGTTAGAATTGATggataaattcagtaaagttttatgatacaaaatcaacatagaaGAAACAGTAGCATTTTTATATACTAATAATGAGCttgcttaaataaaaattaagaaaggaacCCTTCACAATAACTGCaaacaaaattaatttggaataaatttgaacaaagaaatgaaagatctctacaacaaaaatttaaaacattgatgaaagaaattatataagaCGCACAAAAAATGAACAGTCTGtgttgaaaaaatgttaaaataaccaCACTACCGAAAGCAATcaacagattcaatgaaattcccaTGAGAATATCAGATACCTTTgtcataaaaattagaaaaagaaatcctaaatTCATGTGGAACCATAAAAAACCTAGGATGGCCTAAGTAATCTTGAACAAAAACCAAGCAACATGCAGACAACACAATATCTTACTCCTAAATAACCTACAAAGTTATAGTAACCAAACAGTGTGGTAATATCCTAAAAAAACAGACACAATGGACCAAAATGAAGAACTCCAAAATTAATCCATGTTCATTGTGCCAAGTgatcttgacaaaggtgccaagaacacacaGTAGAAAAAAAAGGTCTCTTCAATAAGTGGTGCTGACAGAAATTGAGTATACATATGCAGGAGAATCACGACAGATCCTTTCCTCTAATCAAACacaaaaaatgaactcaaaatggatcaaacatTGAAATGTAAATCCTGAAACTTTGAAATCACtacaagaaaacataggggaaacactTCATGAACTTTTGGATTGGATGACAATGGGACagacaacaaaaggaaaaatggacaaaaggaATTTGTAAAGCTTCTGAACAGGTAAGGAATCAACAGAGATAAGAGACatcctatggaatgggagaaaatatctgcaaactaTTCATCTGATAAGGACTTAATATCCAGAATCCATAAGGAACTAAAAAAGCTGAACACCAAACAAACCccagcaacaacaaaatccaatttaaaaatgggctaaggaactacaacactttttctcaaaagaaaacacagttaggctctgtggtgcacacctgtgatcctagcaactggggaggctgaggtggaaggatcacaagttcaaggccaacctcagcaatttagcaaactTAATAAggttgtctgaaaataaaaaagggggtctggggatgtggctcagtggtatagcactggcctagcatacatgaaaccctgggtttgatactgccaaataaataaataaataaaaataaaaagggtagggaATGTGCCTTGGTGGCAgcatgctcctgggttcaatacccagtactgaaaaaaaaaagctgaaaagaaaacaaaacaaaaaaagacacacaaaaagcCAAGGAGTATATGAAGCAATGTGCAAtctcactaatcatcagggaaatgcaagtcaaaatgaCATATCACTTCACATCCATTAAAAGGGCTATCACCTAAGACATAACAAACATAACAAACACTGTCAAAGATGTGGAAAAAGGGGAACATTTATAgactgctggtggaaatgcaaattagtacagccattatggaaaacaacatGGAGAGTCCTctaaaaactaagaaaagaaCTACTATATGATGCAACAATTCTGCAACCAGGTAAACATCCAGAGAAGATACCAGAAAGATACATGCACTCCCGTGTTCATTGCAccactattcaaaacagcaagaatgaatacagaaaatgtggtgtatatatacacaatggaatattattcagccataaaaatgaaatcctgtcatttttagccaaatggatggaactagaggtcACTATGCTAAGTACCATAAGCCAGACAAAAAGACAAGTGCTTATGTTCTCATGCATTTGTAGAAATAATAAGTGAAACTCATGGAAGAACAGAATGGGATGGAATAGTAGGCACTACACTGggaaggataaagaaaagaagggagggaagaagttaAATAACAGGCATTAGAACACTGAGAGAAAGAATTGGCTCACTTTTTTTCTAGAGCACAGAAAGGTAACTGGTTTAAAATAATCTATGACATATTTCAAAACCAAAACATAGAAACAATTAATGTGTGAAGAGATGGAAATGGTTATTACCATGATTATACATTGTACACATGTATTGAATTACCACAATGTAACCTACAAAGATGTACAAATATTACGTTGCaatacaaaatttttagaaaatgttgaaTAGTAAGaatgttaagggctggggttatggctcagtggtagagtgtttgccttgcatgtatgaggcactggattcgattctcagcaccacatgaaaataaataaagtccattaaaaactaaaaaaatatttaaaaaaaaacaatgttaaggggagctggggttgtggctcagcggtagcgcacttgcctggcatgtgtgcggcactggattcgattctcagcaccacatacaaataaaaaaaagtcaatcaacaactaaaaaaattttttaaaaagaatgttaagggctggagttgtggctcagtggtagagtgcttgcctttcatgtgtgaggcactgggttcaatcctcagcactgggttcgatcctcagcaccgcatataaataaaatgaataaaataaagatccatcaacatctaaaaaaaattttaaaaaagaatgttaaaaagaTGCATTTGGTGATGAAGAATGGACACAGCAAGTATGTGACCTTTTCAGGGATTCGTTATCAAACAAAGACAAGATCTGGATCACTACTGGATTGTGATGTAGGCTGAAAGGAATAGTTTTTACTAAGGAAAGATATTACAGCACCTCAGGATGTTAAGCCAATGGAAAAATGTATAAGATATAAAAGAGAGGAGGAACTAGTATTAAATAAAGCCcaggagaaacagaaataaaaggagaCCCCCACATGCAAGTGAAAGGACCACCTTTAGAAAGGGACCACTATAACAAGGCGAAAATTTAGGTACAAGTGGATCCCTCTAGAGGCTACACATGGAAGTGCTTTTAACTTCTTCTAGGAGTTTCAGTGAAACATGAGGCAATGAGAAActagataagggctggggttgtggctcaggggtagagcgcttgcttctGAGGCTCCAGGTTTGATccacagcaacaaataaaaaataaataaataaaatgtaactaGGAGGGAAATCTGGACACCATACCTGTGCATTAACCAGCTGTATGTGGCATGTGAGCTTTTCTGAAGGCCTTTTCTACCCATCCAGGCAGACacaaaacaagtaaaattaaTTGACATGCAACAGATGAGGCTCTATAGCACCCACATCTAGGAGTCACTTATTCATCCAAAAAAATAATTCCTGTTCATCCACTCTTGGATGAGCAATCTTCTAActctgggggagggagagagtgtGGTCAGGATGAGCAAGCAGAAGTAGccactgaaaacagaaaagactTCTAGTATACAAAGCCTTCAACAGACATAATCTGAGGATACCAACATGTCAGGGATACACTAAGAGGGTATGATCCTGGAGATACCAACCAGTGTGGCATGCTAATCACGTTAACAGGGGGCCACTCCTGTTAACTGGAGTTAACAGATGGCATCTCCCATACACACTTGTGGACAGTGTTATAAAGTCAACTTGAGAAACTGAATTGAGATGATGTTCAGAAACAGTGCTACTAGGCTGGAACACAGCCAGTggtgagtgcttgcctcacataagCAAGACCCCATGTTCAATTCCCATGGCCACAAGAAACAAAAAGTACTACTGTCCCTTCCCCACGGGTCACCAGCCCACTGGGCTCTTCAGCAAGTACAGGGAAGCCACTGCACTAGCCTGATCTAAGAGACTGGTCTCTGAGatgtgtatatatctataatGCTTCACCAAGAGGGAAAGATTACTCTGGGGTCAGATGTTCATTTGCTACAGAGCAAAGGTTTTAGAAGAGAGGAAATGGGTGATGGAGTGTGCCCACTAGAAAGAAATCTCCAAACCCCCTGCTCTGGAATGTTTGGAGTTAGCTGAGCAACTGACAacaggaggggtgggggaagggtgtTCTGTGTGGCCCAGTGGAGGAAGGCATGGAGATTTTGTTTCCTCTCTCAAGGTAGTCCTGCACTGTAGAGTTTGCAGTTCTTCACGATACATCCCTCCATCATGTCAAAAGGACTTTAGTGACGGAGCACTGAAGCCCACTCTGAAAGAGGACATCAACAGGAATGGAACGTGTCTGAAGGTATCAGAGAGATCAGAAGGACCAGCCAAGACCCAGCCAGAAAGCTAACCTTTCAGAGGTGGGAAGTCACCACTGTGTAGGCAGCCCACATAGATCTGATGCTCAGACCTGCATCTGAGGGTCTGTGTGTCAGAGAGGGCCACCGTTGATGAACAGTGGCTCCAGGGCATCAACTGACTCACTGGGGCCATGTCAGTGTTGGCCTTGATGAGAGACTTTGACTCTTCCCCATCGTCTCCACGGAAATCCCACGTGGTTTTGCATGAGGCTAGAAGAGTGCTTCAGATTTGGGCTCCCCAGATGAAGCGTCTGAGGCTAGGGCCAGTGCCAGGACTTTTGTGTGTCAGGTTGGTGACCATGTTGCTGCTAGGGATAATTTTTCTCCCAAGCATATACTGTGACATGGAATCCATATATTACTCTTCTTATGAAATAGTCATCCCCAAGAGTCTGACAGTGGAGGGGCATGAAGACCCAGTGGGAAAGGCATCGTACATGCTGTTTATGCAGGGCCAAAAGCAAGTGATTCGTCTCAAAGTGAAAAGAGACTATTCTGTAAGTAACTTCCCCATCTACAGTTACCACAATGGCATCCTGGGGCAAGAAACGCCTTTCATCTCACAGGACTGCCACTATGAGGGCTACATAGAAGGAGTGCCAGGGTCTTTTGTTTCTGTCAACACCTGTTTGGGCCTCAGGGGCATCCTGATTAAGGAGGACACATCCTACGGCATCAAGCCCATGCTCTCTTCCAAACAGTTTGAGCATGTGTTATACACCATGGCACATCAAGCTCGAGTCTCCTGTGGTGTCACTTCCCAAGACAGACCAGTGTCCACCAGCCAGCAACAAGGGAGCAGGAATCCTCTTCAACTACAGGCACTGTCCTACTTGTGGTCACGCACCAAGTACGTGGAGATGTTTGTCGTTGTCAACAACCAGCGGTTCCAGATGTGGGGCAGTAACATCAATGAGACAGTCCAGAGAGTAGTGGACAtcattgctctggccaatgtctTCACCAGGGGAATAAACACAGAGGTGGTGCTGGCTGGAATGGAGATCTGGACTGAGGGGGACCTCATAGAGGTCCCAGTGGACCTGCAAGTTACACTCAGGAATTTCAACAGCTGGAGACAAGAGAAGCTCTCGCACCGTGTGAGGCATGATGTTGCCCACATGATCGTTGGGCATCATCCTGGAGAGACCATGGGCCAGGCATTTCTCAATGGTGCCTGTTCAGGTAGTTTTGCGGCGGCCGTTGAATCCTTCCATCACGAAGACATCCTCCTGTTTGCAGCGCTCATGGTCCACGAGCTCGGGCACAACCTGGGTATTCAGCACGACCATGCGGCCTGCATTTGTAAAGATAAGCACTTTTGCCTCATGCATGAAAACATCACCAGAGAAAGTGGCTTCAGCAACTGTAGCTCTGACGACTTCTACCATTTCCTTCATGAACACAAAGGGGCCTGCCTCTTTAATAAGCCACGGCACAGAAGCCGCAAGAGGGAGACTGCTAGTTGTGGTAATGGTGTGATTGAAGAGGCGGAGCAGTGTGACTGTGGTGACCAATGTGAAACGAACGAGTGCTGTACCGACGAATGCAAACTGAAGGAGGGGGCTGAGTGTAGTAATGAAGCCTGTTGTAGTGGATGTAAATTCCAAACTGCTGGACGCACTTGCCGTTCTGTAATAGGAGCATGTGACCTCCCAGAATACTGTAATGGTAGTTCTGCACTGTGCCCTGGAGACAGGTATAAGCAAGATGGTACAGTATGTCGCCAAATGTACCTTTGCCTTAGTGGTGTATGCATGGACCCTAGTGTTCAGTGCTCAGATATTTTTGGGTCTGACTCAGTGTCGGCCCCAGCGGACtgttacaaatcaataaatagcaGAGGGGACCGGTTTGGAAACTGTGGCCGTCCTACTGATGAGAATAACAACTATGTTAAGTGttcagaagaaaatatgtattgTGGCAAACTTATCTGTACTGGTGTTAGTGCTTTaccagaaattaaagaagactatACATTGATCCAGGTGCCTAATGGAGACGACTGGTGCTGGAGCATGAATGCCTACAAGGGGACCGATACTGTTGATGATGGGGATGTGAGAAATAACACTTACTGTGCTGAAAAGAAAGACTGCCAAGGAACTGTTTGTACAGATGCCATTGAGTCCACATTTGAATGTAAGCCAGAAGAAAATTGTAATTCAAAAGGAGTCTGTAATGATTTAGGGAACTGTCATTGTGATTTTGGCTTTGAACCCCCTGACTGTGTAAAGGAAGGGGGAAATGGGGGAAGTGTGGACAGTGGCCCTGTTGGTGAATCAGAAGGGGAGAATCCACCAGGtgaaggtgatggtggtggtggtggtggtcagaATCAAACCGGTAGCCGAAAGGATGAAGGAGGTCTAGATGTCACATTATTAgcctttattatattaattttaataattctagTGGTTATATTGGTTTGCTGCTTCTTAACGTCTAAAAGCTCAAAAGCAAAACCTGCACCCCCACCACCTGCAGCAGAACCTGCACCAGCTGCAGAAGCACCTCCTGCAGAAGCGCCCCCACCAGAAGGAGAGGCCCCACCAGAAGGAGGGGAAGAACCACCACCAGAACCGCCACCAGAGTAGTAGGAAGATGACTCTAAATATACAAACTCCTCAAGAACTGAATGGGAATGAGAAGCTCAGTAAAGCAAAAGTTAAGCGAGAACTGATAGCTTCAGTGGCTCTGACTGCAATTCTACAGTCTAAAAATACACTAATGTGGGAGTACagattcttccatttttattattccttttaataaatgtttactcaatatattaaatattttagtacTTCTTGCTTTTACACATTTTCTTTGAACTTACCACATGTATCTTTGGACATCAATGTCCTTGTCTCTTTGGGTCAGGTTTTTTCAGTTGCCAGAAACTGTTTTTCACAACATGCTATCTTTCATGTAAGTTGTTTGACATATGGTACAGTATGTTCCTGAATTTATTTCTATCACTGAGATTTTCATTTCAAGCAATAACTATCTATTATGCAAGGACATTTGGTCATGTGTGCTTGAACTGTTCTAATTTGCCTAATTTGTACATTCATCAAGCAAGTAGTTTTtaaaccccaaaataaatattatatttgttaGACATGTCTTCATGTCTAACATGAAGAGCAGTTATTGAATCCACTTTGTTCTGTGGCTCTGTGGGAGGGACTGTATCTGATAAGAAAGAAGATTCTAGTGGTCCCTGGGTTAAGAAGTGAGCATTGAAGTTAACCATCTTTCCAATTCTGATAGTTGTGTGATATGATGTATATACGTTTAGTTTATTACTATATCCCACTATTTCTAGATGCTTCCTACATACATACTCCCTTCTTACCACAAACATTTTTTCTTCCAAAGAAGTTTTCATAATGCTCCTTTGTTCTAATTGCTTAGTGATGAATTTCACACCCCTAGACATATCATGGCCAAAGAACATCACCTAAAGCTAAGTATTGTGTTTATACTAATTTTGTAACAGTATAAAGATGCCCATAGTGCTGAGTATGTGTACAAAACTGAaagttttctcttctatttttcttttaaaaacatttaaattaatagCTTATTGATTGACCATCAGAAGGAACCTTTCCTGTAAGGTACCAGAGTTCTGGAAGTAGCAGTTATTTCTCTGGGaagaaaatgcaaagcaaaatatTTACATTACTCATTTTTTGCCAGATACAGTGTTAACCATTTTACATTCATTGTCTTAATTTAACCCTCtcaggactagggatgtggctcagttctagagtgcttgcctagcatacatataTCCCCAggtctaatccccagcactgcaaacatcaaaacaaaaccttttaACTTCCCAATGAAACTTCCATCTTGTCCATGAAGAAACAGAGATCAAAGAGTTTGCTCTCAAATTAGATAATAAGTGGTGAAATCTGGATGACTTCCCAGGTATGAATGAACTTATGATTTTCTATTGCCCCACGAGCCCTTCCCCTCAGTGAAAAATGAGGGAAAGACGTTTGGTAAGTCCTTAATAGCCTAGAATATAGCTTCTTTCTCAGTGACTACTGAAACAAAAGCCTTACAAGTGAATGTTGACTTCTATGAAGAATCTACCATAGGTTTCTTGCTTGCTCTTaggctctctctttttctctttgcttattgACTACTCTAAGATGAGCAGCCTTCTTgcttcatgatgttctgcctcgcctcaggccagagcaatggagttggccaaccgtGGACTTACTGTAAACCCAaatcaaacttttcctcctcttaaaaaacagcaagaaagggctggggttgtggctcagtggtagatcgcttgcTGAgcctgcgtgaggcactgggtttgatcccggtaccacataaaaataactacaactctctctctttctgtgtgtgtgtatatgtgtatgtgtgtgtgtgtgtgtgtgtgtgtgtgtgtgtatcaaaaacaaaaaaacccaccacaCTGTATGGTCATTATGTTGAACCCCgacgcaaagaaaagaccaccaactccaattttaaattaaatgaaagcaAGCTTATATTTGTGTACATTAAGAGACAGCAGCTGTCTCTCCCAACACAAGCTAGAGATCAGCACCCCAGCTCTCCAGGaacaaggttttatagcacaaaaagttgtaAAGGCGGGGTAGGTTgagaacttacagctaacaggattttgacaagcataatacaaaggca
This genomic interval from Marmota flaviventris isolate mMarFla1 chromosome 1, mMarFla1.hap1, whole genome shotgun sequence contains the following:
- the LOC114103446 gene encoding disintegrin and metalloproteinase domain-containing protein 1b-like, yielding MSVLALMRDFDSSPSSPRKSHVVLHEARRVLQIWAPQMKRLRLGPVPGLLCVRLVTMLLLGIIFLPSIYCDMESIYYSSYEIVIPKSLTVEGHEDPVGKASYMLFMQGQKQVIRLKVKRDYSVSNFPIYSYHNGILGQETPFISQDCHYEGYIEGVPGSFVSVNTCLGLRGILIKEDTSYGIKPMLSSKQFEHVLYTMAHQARVSCGVTSQDRPVSTSQQQGSRNPLQLQALSYLWSRTKYVEMFVVVNNQRFQMWGSNINETVQRVVDIIALANVFTRGINTEVVLAGMEIWTEGDLIEVPVDLQVTLRNFNSWRQEKLSHRVRHDVAHMIVGHHPGETMGQAFLNGACSGSFAAAVESFHHEDILLFAALMVHELGHNLGIQHDHAACICKDKHFCLMHENITRESGFSNCSSDDFYHFLHEHKGACLFNKPRHRSRKRETASCGNGVIEEAEQCDCGDQCETNECCTDECKLKEGAECSNEACCSGCKFQTAGRTCRSVIGACDLPEYCNGSSALCPGDRYKQDGTVCRQMYLCLSGVCMDPSVQCSDIFGSDSVSAPADCYKSINSRGDRFGNCGRPTDENNNYVKCSEENMYCGKLICTGVSALPEIKEDYTLIQVPNGDDWCWSMNAYKGTDTVDDGDVRNNTYCAEKKDCQGTVCTDAIESTFECKPEENCNSKGVCNDLGNCHCDFGFEPPDCVKEGGNGGSVDSGPVGESEGENPPGEGDGGGGGGQNQTGSRKDEGGLDVTLLAFIILILIILVVILVCCFLTSKSSKAKPAPPPPAAEPAPAAEAPPAEAPPPEGEAPPEGGEEPPPEPPPE